GATTAACTCGACCGATATTGTTGACGCTCTGCGGGATGCGAGCCGTCAGATCTCCGATGCCATGGGGGCACTGACGGAGCCTGTTGTCGGCGAACTGACGCAGACGAGAAAGCGGCCAGCGAAGAAATAAGCAGATGGGCTATCGCAGCACAAACCCGTATAGCATGTCGCCAGCGGCCGCGACGACGTATTGCAGACCGTCAAGCTCGTAGGTGATCGGGCCATTGCTTACAATACTGCCCAGCCCCGCGTGCCATAGGATCGCACCCGTCGTTGCGTTGAAGGCAACCAGGTTTGCGGTTGTGTCGCCGGTAAAGAGCAGGTTCCCGGCTGTAGTGAGGATCCCTGAGCGGCCTCCGGCGCTGGGCCACTCGTGGTTCCAGCGCACCTTGCCGGTCTTGTAGTCGAGCGCGCGCAGCGAGGCGCGCGACCATCCGCCACGGTCGTTCCCTGCCCAGCCCTCGGGCTTCTTATTGTTGTCGTAGATGTAGTAGACGCTGTAGGCGTCGTAGGCCGGTACATAAAACAGTCCAGTTGCGGGACTGAAGCTGGGAGGATACCAATTGGCCGCTCCCGCCTGATTTGGAGCGACGAGCGCCCCATTGGGCTTCGCCATCTTTTCGGGATTCGGAATCGGTGAGCCTTTCGAGTCGACGCCAAGCGTCCAGTTCTGCTTGGCGAAGGGGGTGCTCAGCAGGGCCTTACCGTTCGTGCGATCGAGAAGGAAGTACCAGCCATTGCGGCTAGCCTGTACCAGCAACTTGCGTTTCTTGCCCTCGACGATACCGTCAATCAGAACAGGGGTCTGCACGGCGTCCCAGTCATGTGTATCGTGCGGGTTCGGCTGGAAGTACCAGACGAGCTTGCCGGTATCAGGGTTCAGAGCGCAGATGGTCGAGGTGTAGAGGTTCGCGCCGGGACGTGCGGCGCCATTGATGACGGGCTGCGCATTGCCGGTGCCGAAGTAATAGAGATTCAGTTCGGGATCGTAGGTTCCTGCAACCCAGGTCATGCCGCCGCCATGCAGCATGGCCTCGTCATTGGGCCATGTCTTGGCTTCAGGGTCGCCGGGGTTGGGGTGCGTATACCAGCGCCACTGCAACGCGCCGGTCTCGGGATCGTGGGCCTCGATGTAACCAGGGATGTCGAAGTCGTCGCCGCTGATACCGACCATGACATGGTTCTTGACGATGACCGGGGCTACGCTGCCGAAGTAGAACTGGTCCGGGTTGCCGATGGAAGCGTGCCACTTCTCCTTGCCGGTGTGGATGTCGATAGCGACCAGGTTGCAGTCTTCCGTCTCGAAGTAGACTGTATCGCCCAGGACGGCGGCACCGCGGTTGCCGATGCTCTCTCCGCCTTTGCTGGCCCAGTCGAACTGCCAAAGCTTGTGCCCTGTGCGGGCATCGACCGCCCAGACGTGGCTGGGAACGGTGAAGTAGAGGACGCCGTTGACCTCAAGCGGTGTGGCGGAGATGCGCCGGCCGCCGGCAGTTGTTGTCTCGACACGGAAGCTCCAGGCGAGCGATAGCTGCTTGACCGTCGTTGTATTGACCTTATTCAGCGGGCTGTAGCGACGGCCGGAGTAGTCGCCGTTGTACGTGGGCCAGCTATCGGTCAGCTTCGCCAGATTGGAAGCCGAGTCGGGCTTTGC
The genomic region above belongs to Acidobacteriota bacterium and contains:
- a CDS encoding acido-empty-quinoprotein group A, whose amino-acid sequence is MKLLTASAIALFLSSTALYAQAKPDSASNLAKLTDSWPTYNGDYSGRRYSPLNKVNTTTVKQLSLAWSFRVETTTAGGRRISATPLEVNGVLYFTVPSHVWAVDARTGHKLWQFDWASKGGESIGNRGAAVLGDTVYFETEDCNLVAIDIHTGKEKWHASIGNPDQFYFGSVAPVIVKNHVMVGISGDDFDIPGYIEAHDPETGALQWRWYTHPNPGDPEAKTWPNDEAMLHGGGMTWVAGTYDPELNLYYFGTGNAQPVINGAARPGANLYTSTICALNPDTGKLVWYFQPNPHDTHDWDAVQTPVLIDGIVEGKKRKLLVQASRNGWYFLLDRTNGKALLSTPFAKQNWTLGVDSKGSPIPNPEKMAKPNGALVAPNQAGAANWYPPSFSPATGLFYVPAYDAYSVYYIYDNNKKPEGWAGNDRGGWSRASLRALDYKTGKVRWNHEWPSAGGRSGILTTAGNLLFTGDTTANLVAFNATTGAILWHAGLGSIVSNGPITYELDGLQYVVAAAGDMLYGFVLR